One window of the Populus trichocarpa isolate Nisqually-1 chromosome 9, P.trichocarpa_v4.1, whole genome shotgun sequence genome contains the following:
- the LOC18102004 gene encoding small polypeptide DEVIL 13, translated as MAEKWKLSKKEGSSSFTRSFSTKSSSSKAPLLRSSSLKISSPKCPLPRSCSQKSSSISRKCSSLAKEQKARFYIMRRCVAMLVCWHKHGDS; from the coding sequence ATGGCTGAGAAGTGGAAGCTATCGAAGAAAGAAGGTTCATCTTCTTTCACAAGAAGTTTCTCAACAAAGAGTTCGTCATCCAAGGCTCCTCTCTTGAGGAGCTCATCCCTTAAAATCTCTTCTCCAAAGTGTCCTCTTCCAAGGAGTTGCTCTCAAAAAAGCTCTTCCATTTCACGTAAATGTAGTAGCTTAGCCAAGGAACAGAAggcaaggttttatatcatgaGGCGCTGTGTTGCCATGCTTGTTTGTTGGCACAAACACGGTGATTCTTGA